The genomic window TGCGTGCCGTGCCCCTGGCAATCCGTCTCCTCGAACCCGTCCGCGACCGAAGACATGCCGAAGATCGCGCGGTCCCCGAACTCCTCGTGTGTCCTGCGAATGCCCGTGTCGATGACGTAGACGTAGACGCCCGCGCCGTTGCCTGCATTGTAGATGAAGTTCTTGTCGAGCGTGGGCGTCGTCTGGTCGATGCGGTCGAGGCCCCACGGGGCATCACCCTGCACCTCGCTGAGCTCGTACACGCAGTCCTGCATGATCCCCTTGACGCGCGGATCCTTCGCGATGGCGAGGGCCTTCTCGTCGTCGAGGCCGTTCGCCATGAAGCCCGTCATGACGCCATTGTAGGTCTCGAGCAGCTTGCCACCCTGCGCGGCGGCGAGCGCCTCGGCCACCGTCTGGACCATGTCCGGCGTCACCGCCGCGCCGTCGAGCGCGAAGATGTATTGACCCTCGATGGCATTTTCTGGTTTCTCGATCTGAATGCCCGGCCCGCCGCCGCTGCCGCCGCTGCCGCCGCTGCCGCCGCTGCCGCCGCCGCCGGTCGGAGGCGGGTTCTGGTTGCCGCCGTCACTGCAAGCCGTGAGAAGGAAGAGGCCCGTGAGGAAGATTGCGGATGCTCGTCGAACGCTCATGCGATTCGACAATCGCAAGCCGCATACCACGCCGGGATCGAAGCAAACCCACGAGGAAACAGCGGCTCCTCGTTCGCTTCGTGGCGGCCGTCGGGTGTACCAGTGACGTCACATGGCTGTCTCAGGTACAGCCGGCGCCGCCGCGCGCTCCCCTCACCCGCGGAAATCGTCCGGATGGATACCGAATTTCTGCATCCACCGGTGAATCTGCATCCGTGACTTCCCCGTGACGCGCGCCACCGAGCTCACGTTGCCCTGGTGCTTCTGGAGCAGCGATACGAGCTGCTCGCGGAGCTCGCCGGGGCTCGAGGACAGGCCGCCGCTCGGCGCGAGCTGCACCGGCGCCGTCGTGACGCTCTCCGGCAGGTTCGACAGCTCCACCACGCCCCCTTCGGCGAGCGCCACGGCGACCGTGAGCACGTTCTCGAGCTCCCGGATGTTGAGCGGCCACGTATGCGAGAGCAACCGCCGAGCCACACGGACGCTCAATCGGGCCGAGGGAGCGCCAGGGATATTCGAACGCCGCAGGAGGTCGCCGATCAAGAGCCCGAGGTCCTCGATGCGCTCGCGGAGCGGCGGCAGCGTATGCTGATACCCCGAGAGGCGCGCCAGGAGGTCCGTCCGGAACTCGCCCTCGAGGCAGAGCGTATCGAGCGGCTGGTTCGTCGCCGCGATGACGCGCACGTCCACGCGTGTCGGGCGCGCGCCGCCCACGGGCACGACCTCGCGCTCCTGGAGGACGCGCAGGAGCGCCGCCTGCGCGTGTAATGGCATGTCGCCGATCTCGTCGAGGAACAAGGTCCCCCCCTCCGCGCTGCGGATATAACCCGGCTCGTCCCGCTGCGCGCCGGTGAACGAGCCCCGGACGTGGCCGAAGAGCTGGCTCTCCAGGAGCGACGAGGGCAATGCGCCACAATTGACCGCGACGAACGGACCTCGCCGGCCCGAGAGCGCGTGCATTCCTTTGGCGAGGACCTCCTTGCCCGTGCCCGTCTCGCCGAGGAGCAGGGTCGTGATCGGCAAACGCGCGACACGAGCGAGCGCCGCGAGGTCCGTGGCAATGGCAGGATCGAGGCTCATGTACCCCGTCACCTCCGGGGCGCGAGACGCGCTGTCGAGATCGAGCGCCTCGTCGCCGGACACAGGCAAGGCGGCGCGATGACGCAGCACGACCGAGCCTACCTCGATGAGGTCCCCGTCCTGAATGGGCGCGCGAGAGACACGCTCCCCGTTCACGCACGAGCCATTCTTGGAGCCGAGGTCCTCGAGGAACCACGCGGCGCCCTTGCGAACGAGGCGCGCGTGCGCCTTCGAGACGCTCGGCGAGGGGAGGCGCAGCACGAGCGTCCGCGCGCCCCCCTCGTCGACGCGTGACACCTCGCGCGAAGGTCCGCGCCCGATCGTGATCCCGTCGACCCCGGAAAGACAGTATCGCGCCCCGCCGAGGGACGGGTTGTCACAATGCATCACGACGAAGAGAAAGGGGAGCCGGTGAGAGCGCGCGCTCAGCTCGTGCTCGGGTAGCTCCTCGGTCATGGTGACCGGCTGGTTCATGGTGGCGCGATGATAGCGCGACTCCCCCGCCGCGTGGTGTCGCTCGTCGACGTGATCGCGACGCGGCGACGGCACGCCTCCTCCCCCTCGCGCGCCTCGGCCTCCGTGACGCCGAGGAGCTCGACGCGGAGCGCGGGCGGGGTGCAATACGACGTGGCGGTCCAGAGCCGCGCGTCGTCGGGGCCGGAGAAGGGGCGCACGTCGGGCCATACCCAGGCAAACTTGTCCTCGTAATGGACCGCGATACGATCGCCGCCGGGGCTCCAGGTCGCATTGCTCAGGGCGAGCGTGGCGCTCTCGAGCACGAAGGGCGCCCCGGATCCGTCAACGTTCCGCACGCGCACCTTCCCGTCGAGCGCCGACGTCAGGACCCGGCTGCCATCCACGCTGAAGCTGCCGTTGATGCCCCCTTCCTCCGGCGCGCCCGCGGCGATCGGCGCGCCGAGGCCATCGCCGCTCCACGGCCGCAGGGTGCCGTCCGCGAAGGCGAGGATCAGGCGACGCCCGTCCGGCCCGAAGAACCCATTGAAGATGGCCTTGGGCCCTCGGATCTCGACGGGCGGCGCTTCCCCGCGGGTATCCCAGATCCGAGCGACGCCCTCGTTCGATATCGTGAGGACCCGCGAGCCGTCCGGGCTCCATTTCGCGAATCGTACGGTGCTCTCGTGGTGGCCGAGCGGGGAGAGCTCTCCGCGCTCGTCGACGTCCCAGAGCCAGACCGTGCTGTCGGTGGTATCCATGACGAGGACGCGCTTCCCCGACGGATCGAAGAAGGCGCGAATCCACTTGAACTCGTCGCGCGTCCGTTTCGTCACGCTCCCGAGCTCGACGCCGCGCTTGCTCCACAATCCTATCGTGCCGTCGAGGGACGCCGTGACGAGGCGCTCCCCGTCGGGGCTCCAGTCGAGCATCTGAAACGCGCCGCCCGGAGCGCGGAGGACGATGGGCGCGGCGGAGCCGTCCACGGTCCATACCCGCGCGGTCTTGTCTTCGGACGCCGTGGCGAGGCGCGCGCCGTCGGGGCTCCACCGGACGAAACGGACCTCGCTGGAATGGCCGCGCAAGACCTCGCTCTCGCCGGCGCCGTCCGCGTTCCATATCCGCGTGGTCCCATCAAACGAGGCCGTGGCGATGCGCTTCCCATCCGGGCTGAAGACCAGCCCGCGAATCGTGTCCTCGTGACCCCGGAGCAACGTCGGCGCGACGATGTCACCCAGGTGAAAGCGGCGCTGCGTGCCGTCGAGCGAGGTCGTGACGATTCGCTCCCCGTCCGGGCTGAAGGTCGCGGTATACACCCAGTGCCCGTGGCCGCGCAGGACAATCGGGCTGCCCCGGCCGTCGGCGCGCCAGACACGCGCCGTCTTGTCCTTGGACGCCGAGGCGAGGCGCGCGCCGTCGGGGCTCCAGGCGACGCTCAAGACCTTCTCCTCGTGGCCACGCAAGACGAGGAGCTCGGCGCCCTGCGCGCTCCACACGCGCACCGTCCGATCCCGGCCCGCCGTCGCGATACGCGTACCATCCGGGTGAAAGCTCGCCGCGACGACCATGTCCGAATGCCCGCGGAGGAGCGTCGGCTCGCCTTTGCCATTCGTGTTCCATACGCGCGCCACCCCGTCCAGGGAGGCCGTGACGATTCGCTCGCCGTCCGGGCTCCACGCGGCGGACTGCACCTCCGTCTCGTGCCGCAATACGAGCAGCTCTCGCCCGTCGTCCGCGCTCCATACCCGTGACGTCCTGTCGTCGGACGCCGTCACGACGCGCCGACCATCCGGGCTCATCCGCGCGGTGTTCACCATGTCCCCGTGCCCGCGCAGGACGAGCGGCTCCCCGGACCCGTCGGCGAACCATATCCGCGCGGTGCCGTCGAACGACGCCGTGACGACCCGCGCGCCGTCCGGGCTCCAATCGACGGACCAGACGAGCTTCTCGTGCCCGCGCAAGAGAGCGCGCTCCACGAGATCGTCGCCCAGGATCCGGGTGGTGTGGTCATCCATCGCCACGGCGATACGCGTGCCGTCGGGGCTCGTGACGGCCGCATACGCGACGCGGGTGGGCGAGGTTCGCCACACGTCGCGCGCGACGCCGGTCGAGAGCGCGGCGCTCACGAGCTCGGGCCACTCTCGGGGCAGGTCGGGGGGCTCGATTTCCCGCAGGAGCGCGAGCGCGACGGTGGGATCGTCCTCGCGTTTTCTCGCGGCCAGGATACGCGTCGCATTGCGACCCCGGAGCGCCTGGAGGGCGAGCTCGGCGTTTTGCTCGCGGACCCGCGCCGCCTCCTCGTCCGCCCTCCGCGCCTGCGTCCGCGCGTCGAGCCCGAGGACGAGCACCACGCCCGCGACGGCGCAGACGAGCGCGAACGCGCCCGCGAGCGTCCGATTCCGCCTCCGCCGGTCCTGGTCGGCGAGGCTGATCACCGCGCGCAGATACCGCTCCTCGAGCGGCCCGATCCGCGCGCCGGGCGCCTCGGCCGGGGCGCGCCGGTGCCGCTCCAGAAAGGCGCGCGCCTCCTCCGCCGCGCGATCACGCCAGAGCATCCCCGTGGGCTCGCCGTCGGCGTGCCATTGCGAGGCGACGGCGCGCAGGCGCGAGAGGAGACGCGCGTCTCCCGCATTCTCGTCGAGCCAGCGCGAGAGCGTCGGCCAGCGCTCGATCAGCGCCTCGTGCACGAGCTCGACCTTCGCGCTCCCCTGCTCGGCGTCCGTATCCACGAGCAAGAGCCTCGCGGCCACGAGGCGCGACACGATCGCCTCCACCGCGGCGGGCTCCTCGCCGAGCGCCACGAGCTCGCGGAGGGTCGTGATCGCGCGTGTTCGCTCCGGCGTGACGAGGCGCAGGGCGATGGCGCGGCAAAGCCTCTGGTCGGGCGCCGAAAGCCCCGAGACGACCTCGTCGGCGTGTCTGGCGAGGGCGCCGCCGACGCCGCCCATCCTCTCGTAGGCCACGCGCGTGAGCATTTTTTGCTGCCTGTCGCGCGCCTCCCAGAGCGCCGTGGCCGAGAATTGCAGGAGCGGGAGCGGGCTCTTCGCGCGGGACAGCTCCTCCAGCATGTCGGCGATCATCACCTCGCTCTCGAATCGATATCCCGCGGCCATCACCGGCTGCGTCAATGCCTCGCGCAGGCCCTCTTCGCCCACGGGCGGCAAGAAGAAGAGCCCGGCGCCGACCTGCGCCATGAAAGGGCGATCCTCGGCGATACGATCGAGGTAATCCGAGCGGACACAGACGACGACGCGCAACGGCGACGAAGCGTCGTCCGCTGCGCCGAGCAGGCAGGCGAGGAAGGCGGCTCGCTCGGCCGCGTCCGGGGCCAGGGTATGGAGCTCCTCCAGTTGATCGACGAATACGAGGAGGCGCGAGGACGAGCCCTTGGCGCGGCACCACGCGCGGAGCAGCGCCCCGAAGAGGGCCGGCTTTTCACCGAGATCTCCGTCGACGGCCTCGGGCGCGAGGGCCTCGCGCAGCGCCGCGAGGGGCGCGCGGCCCGGACGAACCCAGAGGACATCCCAGTCCTCGCCGCTGCGCCGGAGCGCGGGGATCACGCCGGCGCGCACGAACGACGATTTCCCTGCGCCCGAGGGCCCGGCCACGGCGACGAGCGCCTGACGACCGAGCGTTCCCAGGACGGCGACGACGTCGCGCTCGCGGCCGAAGAAGTGGTCCGCGTCCGACTCCTGGAATGCGGCGAGCCCCGCGAAGGGACAAACCCCTTCGGCGATCGACGGGGCTCGGGAGCGCGTGATCCATGGCTCGAGGGCCGCGAGGAGCTCGTCCGCCGAGGCGAACCGCTCCTCCTTTTTTTTGCGCAGGCAACGCTCGACGATCTTCGAGAGCCCCGCGAGCTCCGGCCGAGCGTCGGCGAGGCGCGGCATCGGCGTCTCCCGATCGGTGACCTGCGCGAGCCGACCCGCCGTGAGCGGCGCGAGCGGGTGCGCGCCGGCGAGCAGCTCGTACAGGATGACGCCCGCGGCCCAGAGATCGCTGCGCGCGTCGATCTCGTCGCCGCGCCATTGCTCTGGCGACATGTAGGCGCGTGTCCCTTCGCGCCGCCGCCGCTCATCGGCCCCTGCGGGCCTCGCGATGCCGAAATCGAGGACCTTCACCTGCCCGGCGTCGAGCAGCATGATGTTCTCCGGCTTGAGGTCCCGGTGGACGATCCCGCTCTTGTGGGCCGCGGCGAGCGCGCGGACGACGGACGCCATGATATCGAGCGTGAGCCCCCGCGGCAGCGCGCGGCCCTCGCCCCCTGGGCTCGAGGAGATCACGCGGCGCAGCGTGCGTCCCTCGAGGTATTCGAGGACCATGTAGGGGCGCCCGTCGACCGCGCCGATCTCGTAGATCACGACGATGTTCTCGTGCCTCGCGCGAGCCGTGAACTGGGCCTCGTCGAGGAGACGCGCCCCCGCGTGCCCGTCGTCGTGGAGCAGCTTGATGGCGACCAGCCGACCGAGCTTCGTGTCCCGCGCGAGGAGCACGCTCCCCATTCCACCGACGCCGAGCGTGCGTACGATCTCGTAATGCTTGATGAAGCCGTCGAGCGGCGGGGGGGCGCTCGCGGGCGGCGCGGGCGGCGCGGGCGCGGGCCGCTCCGACACGGGCGGCGTGTCTCCCGCGCATGACTCCGTGTGCGTGCGGCTCTCCATCCCCGCTGCGGATCCTACCATGGATCCCGAGCGGGCCGCAGGCGTATCATCGGCGGCCGGGGTCGTCCGCTCGGTATGCCCGCGAGGGCCTCCTCAATCGACCTGCAAATGCCAATGCGGCGGCGCCGACTCCTCGAGCAGCGTCACGCCTTTCGCCTCGTTCACGGCCGCGACGAATGCCTTCTTGTCCCTCGACGACATATCGCGGCTCCGCACGTCCACCGCCCCGGCGCGCAGGTGCGCCGAGATGTACACGCCCCGCGTGATCTGCGCCCGCAGCACGTCGTACATCGCCTCGA from Polyangium spumosum includes these protein-coding regions:
- a CDS encoding sigma 54-interacting transcriptional regulator, producing MNQPVTMTEELPEHELSARSHRLPFLFVVMHCDNPSLGGARYCLSGVDGITIGRGPSREVSRVDEGGARTLVLRLPSPSVSKAHARLVRKGAAWFLEDLGSKNGSCVNGERVSRAPIQDGDLIEVGSVVLRHRAALPVSGDEALDLDSASRAPEVTGYMSLDPAIATDLAALARVARLPITTLLLGETGTGKEVLAKGMHALSGRRGPFVAVNCGALPSSLLESQLFGHVRGSFTGAQRDEPGYIRSAEGGTLFLDEIGDMPLHAQAALLRVLQEREVVPVGGARPTRVDVRVIAATNQPLDTLCLEGEFRTDLLARLSGYQHTLPPLRERIEDLGLLIGDLLRRSNIPGAPSARLSVRVARRLLSHTWPLNIRELENVLTVAVALAEGGVVELSNLPESVTTAPVQLAPSGGLSSSPGELREQLVSLLQKHQGNVSSVARVTGKSRMQIHRWMQKFGIHPDDFRG
- a CDS encoding protein kinase domain-containing protein; protein product: MESRTHTESCAGDTPPVSERPAPAPPAPPASAPPPLDGFIKHYEIVRTLGVGGMGSVLLARDTKLGRLVAIKLLHDDGHAGARLLDEAQFTARARHENIVVIYEIGAVDGRPYMVLEYLEGRTLRRVISSSPGGEGRALPRGLTLDIMASVVRALAAAHKSGIVHRDLKPENIMLLDAGQVKVLDFGIARPAGADERRRREGTRAYMSPEQWRGDEIDARSDLWAAGVILYELLAGAHPLAPLTAGRLAQVTDRETPMPRLADARPELAGLSKIVERCLRKKKEERFASADELLAALEPWITRSRAPSIAEGVCPFAGLAAFQESDADHFFGRERDVVAVLGTLGRQALVAVAGPSGAGKSSFVRAGVIPALRRSGEDWDVLWVRPGRAPLAALREALAPEAVDGDLGEKPALFGALLRAWCRAKGSSSRLLVFVDQLEELHTLAPDAAERAAFLACLLGAADDASSPLRVVVCVRSDYLDRIAEDRPFMAQVGAGLFFLPPVGEEGLREALTQPVMAAGYRFESEVMIADMLEELSRAKSPLPLLQFSATALWEARDRQQKMLTRVAYERMGGVGGALARHADEVVSGLSAPDQRLCRAIALRLVTPERTRAITTLRELVALGEEPAAVEAIVSRLVAARLLLVDTDAEQGSAKVELVHEALIERWPTLSRWLDENAGDARLLSRLRAVASQWHADGEPTGMLWRDRAAEEARAFLERHRRAPAEAPGARIGPLEERYLRAVISLADQDRRRRNRTLAGAFALVCAVAGVVLVLGLDARTQARRADEEAARVREQNAELALQALRGRNATRILAARKREDDPTVALALLREIEPPDLPREWPELVSAALSTGVARDVWRTSPTRVAYAAVTSPDGTRIAVAMDDHTTRILGDDLVERALLRGHEKLVWSVDWSPDGARVVTASFDGTARIWFADGSGEPLVLRGHGDMVNTARMSPDGRRVVTASDDRTSRVWSADDGRELLVLRHETEVQSAAWSPDGERIVTASLDGVARVWNTNGKGEPTLLRGHSDMVVAASFHPDGTRIATAGRDRTVRVWSAQGAELLVLRGHEEKVLSVAWSPDGARLASASKDKTARVWRADGRGSPIVLRGHGHWVYTATFSPDGERIVTTSLDGTQRRFHLGDIVAPTLLRGHEDTIRGLVFSPDGKRIATASFDGTTRIWNADGAGESEVLRGHSSEVRFVRWSPDGARLATASEDKTARVWTVDGSAAPIVLRAPGGAFQMLDWSPDGERLVTASLDGTIGLWSKRGVELGSVTKRTRDEFKWIRAFFDPSGKRVLVMDTTDSTVWLWDVDERGELSPLGHHESTVRFAKWSPDGSRVLTISNEGVARIWDTRGEAPPVEIRGPKAIFNGFFGPDGRRLILAFADGTLRPWSGDGLGAPIAAGAPEEGGINGSFSVDGSRVLTSALDGKVRVRNVDGSGAPFVLESATLALSNATWSPGGDRIAVHYEDKFAWVWPDVRPFSGPDDARLWTATSYCTPPALRVELLGVTEAEAREGEEACRRRVAITSTSDTTRRGSRAIIAPP